In Paenibacillus xylanilyticus, the genomic window CGAGCGGAAATCAGGATCTTCCCCTGATCATCGCTTGGCTTTTCTTTTCCCCAGGCTCGCTTTCTACGAAGCCTCAGATGCCATCTAATCCTTTCTTCAGGCTCTTCTTCCTGCATATAAAATAACTGCAATGCCGCATCAGACCTGCATTTCTCAGGCTTCTCCTCGCTCTTTTTCTCCCGCTTTAAATGCTTCCCAGATCTCTCTCCGCATCTATAATCAGCTCATTACCTGGCTTTGTTTCCTGCTTGCAGTAGTCCTTGAACTGTCCCTAATCCCTATCTTTTTCCCTTGCCTTTCCCTTGCACTGTTGTCACGACATTATTCAGATTATAATAAAGTTGTGATACAAAAAGTTGAGTCAAAAGTGGAGAAAAATACGGTTTTTTAGCATGACTTTATTTATGAGGGCAACGGTGGAATGCGGGTTTGAGGGCTGTTTTTTAGCAGGAGTTTATTCATACTGAACATAGTAGGGACGAAAAAAGGAGAAAAGTTTATTTTCTCATTTTTCTTTGGACAAAAGAAGGGAATAGAGAGGGGCTGGGAAAGAAGACGTTACAGTCGCTGCACACTTGTTTTTTCTCGGATTCTGATATATTCAGTCGATAGGGGGAGGGGAGATTCGATTTATATCAAAGCTAAGGTTTTTTTGTTGTGGTTTATGCCATTTGTACGTACATTTTATAGTAATCAAAGAATAACCAAAGGTGCTTTTTGACTGTAACGAGTCTGCTTGCTTTGGGGATGGGGAAAAGGAAATAGAACTTCTAAAAACATACCTTTTCAGAAGTTTGTCCAAGAAGATCTAAATGGTGAAGGACAACGAGGATGTTATACCTAATTATCAACTTATTCAACTTTTGTGGAACTTTCATATCAAGGAAGAAATAAGCATTAGTTTTAATACTGTTTTCAAGTATCATGCAAAGCAAGAAATAATCTTCGTATTGGTAGTAAGCCGCATGAATGGGAGATAATAATGCTGGATAAAACTTCCCTGTTAAGGAGATGTGCTGATGACGGAACATGATGTACTAAATGTAAATTTAGATGTGCTTCGACAGCTTGATACCAAGTTAAGAAGATTTTCTTTAAAAGCAAAACTTGAGTTATGTCGTAAACTCTCACATATGATCGATGCCAGATTAGAGGAAAAAAACTTTATTTACTCAACTTTTTCGAATCCAGTCCATGAATCATATTTCAACGAATTAAGGTCGCACATTCATCTATTTGAGTTGGATTATATCTCAAGTGTATCTACAGTAAAGGGGGAATGGGATGGTTCATTGAAAAAAGAAATAAGTTCAAAGGAATTTAGAGATATTATTAATACACTTAAAAGGTACTGTCCCCCAATAATACATAAACGTGATAACGAAGATAACTATTTATTAGACTTATTTATCATAAGAACTGCATTTCAGCAATTTTCATATCAATGGCATCCGCTAATTCATTTGTATCGTTACAATTATTTATTTAACTATCATTGTGATACATTTAGTGTCAGGGACTTATTTTTACAAGAGTTTGGTGGCACATTTAATGAGTTTGTTAGTTTTATTACAGCATTATTTATGTTATCAAAAAATACGTATGGAGCTCCATTAACGAGAGAGCAAATAGTAAGAGAAATTGGAAAAGGGAGAGTCTTTACACAAGAAAAGGTATTACAGTTAATGAGTAAATTAGTAATGGATCGTGAGACTGCTATAAATAAGTACACTGAATTAAAATCGAAAGATGAACGAATGAGAGTGTATAACTATAATCCATATACTATGAAACCCGTGCTAATTGATGATGATAATGACAATGTCTTTCTTCCTGTACCACAATTGTTATTTCAAGCAATTACGTCAGGTTTTTATCATATGATGTGTTATAAATTTGGAAGGAGCTTTAGATCGAATTTTGGTAAATATGCTTTTGAAGAATATATAAACCATGTCCTCTCTTGGAAATCTGGGTACGATATAATTCGTGAATTTGAATATTTTATTAGTGGAAATAGACATGATTCACCAGATTTTATACTCGTCAAAGATCATGATTTGATTCTTGTCGAGATAAAAGCGACTTCCCCAAAAATACAGTTGAAAGATACAGATGTTGCTACATATATGGACGAATTACATAAGGCTTATGGTGTCGCAATTGTGCAATGTATTAAAAAGGAAAGGCATATAAGAGAAGGCTTGATTACACATTCGAAAATACCAAATGAAATTAATCGTATATTTTATCTTGTTGTCACATTGGAAGAGTTCTATTTTATTTCTACAGATAATATGAGATTAGCAATTACCCAATATTGTGAGAGTGAGGGTTTTCCTCTACCAGAAGGAAAAAGGTATCATACACTCGGTTCAGTAACATTGGAGCAAATAATTGAGACCGATGAACGGGATCTGTTTGCGTTCCTCAAGGAAAAAGAAGACTCAGCAAACTCAGATATGTCATGGACACTTTTAAGGGATTCTGATGAAATGATAAAAATAAGGGCAATTGAATTTTGGGAAGAAGAGATGGATTTTTTGACGGAAGATCTTTTTGGTGTTAATAAATGACGTTGTACGATTAAATGCTAATTTATACTGAAAACATGTCTTTTCGGAAATTTTCAGGGAATTAGGTGTGAATGTGTGATTCAATGAAGTAATTCATTGTGAAGAATTTTTCGGATAAACCTATCTATTTAAACGTATTTAGTGAATTAAGTAAATCTAATAGGGATATCAATGAAACTTTAATTGGATTTTGTGCAATGTTAAATGATAAATTGATAATAGTATAAGAAAGGTGAGTTGTATAATGACAATAGAAAGAAGTTTAACAAGACCAGTCAATAGCTATTTTTACCACTACTCATTTAGAAAGCAGTTCTTCAATGAAGATCAAAATTGGAATATAAGTATTGCAAGTGTAACTTCAGAACCTGAGAACCCATACATTTACAGTAATAACTTTTATGCTATGGCTATCAATCATGAATCTAATTTGTTGATCCCATGGATACACTATTATGCAACTGATGAGGACATGGCATTGGAAAAGATGAAAAAGCTAATCAGAAGAAAGATGAAAGTCTCAGATAATTCAGAGAAACAGTATGAAGAAACAAAAGCTGTAATGGATACTATTATGTCAAAACATTGCATCAGTTATAATAACGATCAAATAAAAGATTTTCCAGAACTAATTAATGGAAAGCTTTACGAAAATTACGTCTACTATTACGATGTTATAAAAGACGAAGTCTTTTATACAGAAATCTACAATTTGGATAACTTTTTAAGTGAGTCCCGATTTGCGGGGAAATATGCTACATTTTCAAACAGATAATTCACGTCCATTTCCCGAATAACTATCCCTAACTAAAATAACGAGCCTCAAACCTCCAAGGACTGGAAAATGCACGGGTTATTCCCCAAGCAGAAGTGAAAATTGAAGTGCTCACAATAAAACAAAATTACACTGGAGAACTGATCAAACTTCCGAACAGTCTTGGGATTTTTCGAATTTATGAAAGCGACCTGATATAGGCTGATTTTTTGTTGTTGATTAGTTGTCCATTACTTTAATAAACGGACTAATTTACAGCTGAACGGGTTTCAAGCATTTGCGCCTGAATTCGTTCGGCTTATTCTATCCACAAATCCCCTTATAATACTAACTACACTCATAACAAGAGATGAAATGTGACTATCCCCCTTACTATTGAGTGTAAATCCCTATGATTAAAGTTTGGCGTTTTATCCTCATTGTCATGATGAAACAATAACTTCCCATCTTTCGAAATCCAATCATAGCTGTAGCCCACGTTGAGCTTCTCGGTGATACAAAGCTTGGTATCGTCGATAAAAGTAATAGTTGCCCGCTGAATCCCCTCCGAACTCCGCTCTCTACTTCCGTCTGTGTCCTCCACTAATTTAATGGCAGGGCCAAACTTCTTTGTTAAGACTTCAAGGTCGGTCAACATCTCCAAACTAACTTCACTCCTCTGTGTGATCGTTAGATCATGTATATTACCATTTTGAAGAAAAAGCAAGATGGAGCTCAGATTATATTCATATAGTTACAAATGTAACGACATCGAGATTTTATTTGACGTAATCAAATTCCTTGAGTATTGTCATACAAAGCGAGTCTGTAAAGATCGTATCTTAATGTGAAATGAGGAAAAGAATGTGATGGCTCTGGCAATCCTCAAGTCTTTTAGGAGCGGGGGCATAAACGATGCATCTTCCAAAAGAATATTTGGATGATCTTTTAGTACGTATGACTCATCATTCATGTACATTAGAAAGTAACAATATCACACTAAGTGAAGCTATTTCCATCCTACTTTATCGAGTGATTCCTGGCAAAATTTCAGTTCGTGAATTTTACGAAATAGAAAATCATCGGTTAGCTTTTAAGTTCATTTTTGATAATATCGATCAAGAACTTACGATATCATTAATCCAAGACATTCATTCGATTCTAATGGATAGACTTCACCATGAACAAGGGCAATTCAAATCAGAGCATAATGCATTTGTAGGAGAGAAATTCTCTACTGCCTCTCCAAAAGAAATAACGTCCCTTATGTATCAATGGGTTCAAGAGCTAAACAACCAAATTAAACAAGTGAAATTACCTGATGATATTATTTTCTCAATCTGTTCCAGTCATATTGAATTTGAACGAATTCATCCATATGGGAATGGACGAACGGGTAGATTAATTATGATGCATCAGTTTTTGCAAAATCAAATTTTGCCCCTTGTTATTATAAAAGAGCACAAGCAAGAGTATTTTCATTTTCTCGATAATCAAGATGCAGAAGGATTTGCTGTGTACGCTAAAGCAACTATAGATAAAGAACAACAGCGATATAATGCATTCCTAAATTCTCTTTCCAAAGAGAAAGGTGGAGAGACTAATGGAAAAAAAGGAAGATAATTTTGACGATGATTTCGATGATGGTATATATGCGGTCCCAAGACCGAAGCGCTGCCGCAATACAGCATACGCAGAATTGCACAGTAGATGGAGAAATATAAGATAGGATGTCCGTTAAGTGAAGATGAGTTGGAACAATTCATGATTGAGCCGAGAGGATTTATTCGCAGACAAGTCAAGACGACGACAATTATAGCTTCTTACTTATCCATATCTGGCTTAAAGGTTGAAGAAACATGAAAGTAGGAAGAAACGGGATACTGATTATAAGGAGAGGAGCGATGTCTATGGTTAATTATTATGATCATCAGCAAACCGTTAAAGAGTGCCTATTAGCATTTATGCGGCAAAAGGGTTACTCAAGGTTAACCTTTTCAGAATTAACGAATATACCCAGGAGAGCTATTAATCAACTAATGCTTCAGGGCGGGGAAAATATAGATAAATCGGAATACAATGCTTATATTGTGCAGATCAATCAGACATTTAATTTTGCTGAGGACTACTTACTAACAACGAGAAAAGGTGTAAAGTCGTCGACGACAATTTCTTCGCTAAAAAGCGAAAGAAGCCCAGAAGCAGAAGAGGCGCATTTTGGACTGGAATGCGTCTTGGACATCTATTCGATGTATATCAAATGAGTATTACGTAAATCTTTGATTGTTAGGGATGTGCCCGATTAAATGCTGAGAGAAGCACTATCAAAATGTATCTGCGGTGAGCGATTTTCAAACGGTCCCGACAATATTCGCTTTGCAAAACAAGTAAAAGAGGCGGTGGAAATGGGAATAAAAAAGATACGGTTTTAAAGATGTGAGAAAAGCAGAAGCCAAGGGAGTGACGATGGGAGGTTGAGATGCCCGAATTTCACATGGCTGAGGACTCGCTGAGGCGGGTCCTTTGTCTTTTTGATATCACGTTGGAAGTGGGTTTTGTTCACCAATTCGTTAAAAAAACATAAAAAAAGCGTGTGAAAAGAAACCACTGATACATGCCTGTACAAACCATAAATGTGGATATATAATTCGTTCATAACGTCAGGTATTACATAGAATGGAGAGCTTTGTATGAGAGAATTAAGTTACTATAGGAAGAATGAAACGGGTCTATTGGCACAATATATGGATTCCATTATTGATGCATCTGGTTTGGTGAAAGATATCGATTTCGAGATTGTATCAATGATAGTGATGGACAACGAATTTGATACATTTTCATTGGGTGGCTTTCTTGGGAGCACAAGCAATAAAATATTCAAAAGTAGCACTGGTTTTTTGGATCAAGCCAAGAATGTTATTAAAGAACAGGGTAAAGAAAAGGATTTGATGTGGGTAGCTCCAACTCAAAATGTAGTCAGAGGCAATGTTAAGTTTTATAGGATTAAGGGTGGTATCGATTATGATTTAGCGGCGGAAGTCGGCTTAGGAGTTGTTTCGTATAAGGACGAGTTTATGATTTACTCACCGCAAGGAAACGACGACCCAATGGATGTAGTACATGAAATGATTAAGTTGAAGGTATATCTTCAATTGATGCATCCAGAAAACGTGGATATGAAACTTAAAGAATCTTTTGATAAAAATGCTGATTTAATACAATCCTTGCTACTTATTAATTCTTGGAAACACATGGAGCGATTGGAGGATATTATATCTGATGATGGGGTCATTGCAAAGGAAACAGATGAAAAGTTGGAGAAACCCAAATTAAACCGTACAGAGCGTATCACGAGTGGGGATATCCTATACATTCTCACCTTTTTAAACGGAAGAAAGGTTGAACGCTACGAGGCATTAAAATTCTTAAAAAATGTTGATGATTGTATCCTTGACGATGTTCAGAATGGTTCCCTAAAAGCGATTTATACAGCATCTAAACAGAGTTTTTTTAGATATGTCAATTCAAAATACACTAAGCTATTAGAAAATAGAGATATAAGAACTTTTCAGGAATTAGATGATTATGCAAATCAATACGTAATTAATCATTTCTGAATGTCGGACGAAAAATATAGAAAGTGAGAAATGTAGTTGCTGGACTGTTACAAGTCTGCACTCCATTACGTCAATTTTGCTTCAGCGGATAATATGCATGAATCCTTATCATGAGGGGTGACAGCAGGATATTAAAAGAAGTTGGGACCATGATTAAAGATGCAAATAAAGATAATATGGAGACTTCACTTTACATGGAGGGAATTTTCTTATGGAGATAACTGATGGAATAGGTTATTCCCAATCAGAGATTAATTTAAGATTTGACCACGGCTTTATTGTTAATAAGATAATGAAATTTGAGGCTAATTTCCAAAGAGATGAATTAGCAATACTATTATTTAGAAAAAAGAATGAATTTTTATTTAGGGATAAGTTATCCTACCTAATTCAACAAGATATTCAGCACTATAACTATATAGTGACCCCAGAATGGAAGGCAAAGAAGTGGGGGCAATGTGATGGAAATCCATCATTTGATGTGGCAATATTAAAAGAGAAATCGGTTGAGCAAGGGTATCACAACCATCAATACATTCCTCACACATTAATAGAAATCAAAAATGCATATTCTCCGTTTATTTTAGGATACGAAGCAAGTGATAGTATATGGAAGTACAAAAATGGTGGGGGATTAGCTTCTGACATTAAGAAAATGTGTGATGCCAGAAGGGGGCACGCAGGCATCGTTGACTTTCATGCAATTCTTGCAGTCAACTGTCCTCGAAAGCATCGTTCAGAAAAGTATCGATTTATTGCTTCTGATACCCCCAATTATACGTCATTAAACAAGCTAATGATTGGTTATAAAAATGACTTTAGTAGAATAATCGAAGATTTAACAATTAAACTTCATGCTGAGGCGGAAAAGTTCAATCCTACTGACATTTCGTTTGTAACACTCTATGGTGGTCAAGCCTATGAAAATGAAATGGACATTGTATTCATGATACTTTCTTTTTAGACTGCATTTGTAGATAAAAGAAATACTTGTACCTTAATCAGATCTAAACTATACTATTTCTAAAATCATATAATGTTCGGGTTTGTCAGAAGCACCGCAGTTCTCCTTTCATAAGGGGATGTTGCGGTCTTTTTGCGTTTCCGAGACAAATTGGAGGATAGAGATTATGAAATGCTGTACTTTTTGCTCGAAAGAGGCTGAGAAGTTGTTCAATCACATGACGCATGATATAGGGTCGCTCTGTCTTAATTGTTACTTGAAATTTCAGGGGTCATGTGCGGTGTGTAGTGAAAGTCCATGCCTGATGTAGTTGCATGAAGGGATTAAATACAGAGTGGAGTCAAAGTTCATCGGCTTGGGAGAGAAAAATAATATTGTATTTGATGGTTATTATGCAGAAATTCGTCGTGGTTTTCCATAAATGATGGTATGAGATGGCAGGAATAACAGTGGATCGGGAAATTGAGTGATATGATAGGTAAGCGTTGATTAATACCAATCACAAACTAAGTCACAACCCCCAATTATTTACGGAGATTATGGAGGTAGCCTATAATAGAACGATAGGGAATAACTGGAGTAGGGAGAGTGGGGACATGACTTTAAAGGATAAGATCATCAGTTATCTGAAAGACAAGGATGGCTTGACCGATCGTGAAATTGCGAATGGGATATTGGGTTTAAATGAGCCTCAGCAGGCAGTAAACCAGGTATGCAGGGCTTTGGAAGGCAAAGGGTTGATCAAAAGGGAAAATCGTAGAGATGGATTAATCGGCAACTACTTAGTGACTGAGGGCATGCATTCTGTGCCAACTCCAGTCGTTAAGGCAAAGCAGATGACGGTGGAATTCTCGGTATTTAAAGAAGATAATCTCAAGCAGATTTTGAAGGACTACTTACAAGCAAACGGTTGGGAAACCCAAATAGCTTGGGGGAAGACGCCTGGAATCGATATCTATGCCAATAAAGGAACAGAAAGATGGATTATTGAGGTCAAAGGGTTAGGATCCTTGAGTGCGATGAACGTGAATTACTTTCTTGGTGTACTGGCTGAAACGCTTCAACGAATGGATGATCCGAATGCAAAATATAGTATTGCATTACCCGATGTGAGGCAGTTCCGTAATCTTTGGGGTAGGCTTCCACTGTTAGCAAAGAAGCGAACTGGAATTACAGCAATATTTATTGATGAGCAGGGTAATATCGATGAAAGTGAAAATTAATGCTCCTTCTTCAGTTCTGCATAAATAAATATCTAAAAAGATTGTTCAAAATATCAAGTTGATTTGTAATTCACCATGTCAGACAATCCCAGAGGTATGACACCGATTCCCTTCTATGCTTGGTATTTTGCAGATTGCGTATGTTTCTTTACAGTCGTTTTACGTTCAAGATTACAATTAACGCCTTCGCTTTGCACTATTCTAATGATTGATTGGCAGTCATCATGCGGAAGCCTCATACATAAGATAGATTGCATCCAACGTACTAAATACAACAAAGCATCGATATACGAGGATCATCTTCACTGAGATGCATATTCGTCATATTAATTGATGTTAACCATCCAAGTCAGGTACCGCACAACACTTTAATGCGGTAAACTACTGGAATATTATTCTTCTAAATAAAAGCTTTTATAAGGGAGTGATACGAATGAAGATGGATGCGGTATTTGATCCAACAAAGAAGTACAGATATTTGCTATCTCGTGAGTGGGATGCTTCTTTGCCGAGGTTGTTATACGTCATGTTAAATCCCAGCACGGCAAGTCATGAAGAGGAGGACCAAACCTCTAAACAGTGTCTTTATTTTGCCAAAAAGTTTGGCTTTGGATCGTTAGAAATCGTTAATCTATATGCTATCATTTCAACAGATCCAAATCAGCTCAAATTCGTGCACGATCCAATTGGTGATGAGAACGATAAATTCATTCTTGAAGCCGCAAGTAGAGCAACGACAATTATTGTTTCTTGGGGAGAAAAGCATTTTATCAATCAACGGCATAATAAAGTTGCGAGACTTCTCACCTCCAAGGGACACCAACTACACTGCTTGGGTATAGCTAAATCAGGTCATCCAAGACATCCCTCCCGCATGAGTCATAGCATCGAATCTCTGACTTTATATTCAACAGACGATTATTTGAGAAAATTGCATGCACCTCAGAAAGTCATTTCGTTAGTGCCCACTATTATGAACAGTAAATTGAAGAGTCCAGATGGATATGATCCAGTTACAGGATCCGATTATGATTTTCACAAGGATGTAATGGAGGATTGAAATAATCATTTGTGTTGATGTGGTTTACATTGTAACAACATCCAAATTCTTGTTGACTGGCTAAATGCGATATAATATTCTCATATGGAAAGTGATAGGTGCTCGGTCATGGATGACTGGGCACTTTTTTATAAAACTTCATTTTAAACGAGGACAAAGATGATGGCTAAGGTAAATCGGAAACCTAAAAAGGATTTGAAATACGAAATGCAGACAAGAAAGATAGGACAAAGAGAATTAGAAATGACGCAAGAAGCATTATGTCTGTTGAGAAATCATAAATATCTGGTTCTTGATTGTTATTTGAGAAGGAAACGAGGAGGGAAGGGAATTGACTGACGAGATCCACCAATTAATAGACATTCATGATCGAGCTTCTGCTAATGAATGCCTCAGAAGGAGAGATGAACGTAGGCGTCGGCTTATTGCTTCTCGTATGTTGCAGTTGGGTGAGCGTGATCATAAGTATATCAAACAAATTACTCTTTGCCGTATAGAAGAAATTGAAGGATTAAAGACATACCTGACGATGGAGCAAGTAATGCATGAGCTTGGGTTATCAGAGATGAGTTTAAAAAAATACATCCGACAATGTGGACTAACTGTTTATAATCGAATGATTCCTCGATATGCGATTGAACTTGCGAAGGATTCTGTTTATGGAATTCTGATGCAGA contains:
- a CDS encoding toxin-antitoxin system TumE family protein, whose protein sequence is MLTDLEVLTKKFGPAIKLVEDTDGSRERSSEGIQRATITFIDDTKLCITEKLNVGYSYDWISKDGKLLFHHDNEDKTPNFNHRDLHSIVRGIVTFHLLL
- a CDS encoding Fic family protein: MHLPKEYLDDLLVRMTHHSCTLESNNITLSEAISILLYRVIPGKISVREFYEIENHRLAFKFIFDNIDQELTISLIQDIHSILMDRLHHEQGQFKSEHNAFVGEKFSTASPKEITSLMYQWVQELNNQIKQVKLPDDIIFSICSSHIEFERIHPYGNGRTGRLIMMHQFLQNQILPLVIIKEHKQEYFHFLDNQDAEGFAVYAKATIDKEQQRYNAFLNSLSKEKGGETNGKKGR
- a CDS encoding MarR family transcriptional regulator, translated to MTLKDKIISYLKDKDGLTDREIANGILGLNEPQQAVNQVCRALEGKGLIKRENRRDGLIGNYLVTEGMHSVPTPVVKAKQMTVEFSVFKEDNLKQILKDYLQANGWETQIAWGKTPGIDIYANKGTERWIIEVKGLGSLSAMNVNYFLGVLAETLQRMDDPNAKYSIALPDVRQFRNLWGRLPLLAKKRTGITAIFIDEQGNIDESEN
- a CDS encoding DUF1643 domain-containing protein, with the translated sequence MKMDAVFDPTKKYRYLLSREWDASLPRLLYVMLNPSTASHEEEDQTSKQCLYFAKKFGFGSLEIVNLYAIISTDPNQLKFVHDPIGDENDKFILEAASRATTIIVSWGEKHFINQRHNKVARLLTSKGHQLHCLGIAKSGHPRHPSRMSHSIESLTLYSTDDYLRKLHAPQKVISLVPTIMNSKLKSPDGYDPVTGSDYDFHKDVMED